The genomic region CGCAGCGGGTGATCCTCGAACTGCGGGATAAAATGAAGAAGGCCGGCATTACCGCCCAGGCCACGCCCAATTACCGCCTGGCGGCCAACCCCGTCCGCGACGAAGCCCTCGCCGCCCTCACCACGCTGGGGATTCCGAAGCCGGTAGCCGAGAAGAGTATCGATACCATTCTGAAACGGGAGGGCGACGGAATCAGCGTCGAAGACCTCATCCGGATGGCCTTACGCTAATTTCTTTCGCCCCCAAAGTCCGGCCGCCCGGCCGGACTTTCCTTTTGCATTTTTAAAAGTGCATTAAAAACAGCGGCTTACAGACTATCGACACGATTTTTGCCGTTTGAGAGTAGAAGCCTCCTGATTGAAACATTATTGAACAACTACCGTTGTACTTGAATTCGTTTACATCCTTCCCCGCTTCATACAGAAGCCGCTGGGTTTCGGCCGCCCCCTGGTGTGGTCTGATCCTGATGCTTCTGTGTGCCATTCCTGAAGAAACGGCCGCGCAAACTCGCCGGACTACTCCGGCCGATTCGGCTTCGCGCGCCCGCCAGGACAGCATCCGGGCGCAGCGGTCGGCCGCCCGCCGACCGGTTGTCCGCTGGAGCGACCGGTACACCAGCCCGTACAGCAGCCGCGTATCCCGCTCCCCGTTCATTCTCCGCGACCCGCGTTCGGTTTCGGCCGATATCCGGCTCGATTCGCTGGGCCGTCTGTCCGTCAACGAACGCATCAACGCCCGTCCGGACGCCACGCGCACCCAGCCGGGCGTCGCTACGCCGGGTGTGGCGACGCCTGGCGTCGGCGCACCGAGTGTGGCCGTTCCGGGCACACCCGCCCCCGTTACTTCTCCCGCCAATGCCGGACTGCCTTTCCGGCCGGGCGAAACCATTCCGTTTGAGCAGTACAGCCGCATGCAGGATCGCCGCGTGCAGCAAAGCCTGTGGCGCGAATACGGCGCCCGCCGCGACGGACAGAGCGCCGTCAGCGGCCGCGGACTGCTGCCGAAGCTCGAACTGCCGCCCATCGTGGATCGCATTTTTGGCGGAAGTCTGGTGGACTTCAAGCCCAACGGCTTCGTGACGCTGGATTTTGGTTATCTGCACCAGTTTATCGACAACCCGTCGATTCCGGTTCGCCAGCGGCGCAACGGTAATTTTATTTTCAACGAACAGATCAACATCAATTTTAACGGAAAGATCGGCGAGCGTCTCGGGCTGATGGCCAACTTCGACACGAAGGCCAGTTTCAACTTCGAGAACATGCTGAAGCTGAACTACCGGCCGAATCTGCCGACTGTGCCGGGGATGCCGGGCATACCGGGTGTACCGGGCATGCAGCAGCCCGGCCTGCCCTCGCTGAACAGCCCCGTGCAGATGCCGAATGTGCCGACCCAGTACCAGGCGCAGGACGCCAGCATCATCCAGGGCATCGAAGCGGGAAATATCAGCTGGCCCCTGAGCAGTCAGCTGATTCCCGGCGTACAAAACCTCTTCGGGGTGAAAACGCAGCTTCGGTTCGGGAAACTGAATACGACACTCGTGTTTTCGCAGCAGCGTTCGCGGCAGGAAGAGATCGTGATGCGCGGAGGAGCTCTTCAGCGGCCCTACGAAATCCGGGTGGATACCTACGACGAGAACCGGCACTTTTTCCTGTCGCAGTTTTTCCGGAATACCTACGAAAGCTCGCTCAGGACGCTGCCCCAGGTCACCTCGGGCGTGACCATCACGCGTCTGGAAGTGTACGTAACCAACCGGACCAACACCACCGAGAGCCTGCGCAACATCGTCGGCCTCTCGGACCTCGGTGAAGCGTCCCAGCTCAACCAGCAGAGTCCGAACTACCAGCCCATCCGGGCAAACCAGCCGGCCGATAACGGAACCAACGGCCTTTATGAACGGGTCCGTCAGAGTACGGCCGTTCGGCAGACCGACCAGGCGTCCGGCGCGCTGGAAGGGACGTTTGGGCTGCAGAAAGGCGTGGGCTACGAAGTCCTGCGCGGAGCCAAGCGCCTGACCGACCGGGAGTATAAATTTCAACCCGAACTGGGCTATATCTCGCTGGTGACGCCGCTGCGGAACGACGAGGTGCTGGCCGTAGCCTACGAATACACCTACAACGGCCGCAAGTTTAAGGTCGGGGAACTGACCGAAGACTACCAGGGCCGCAACGAGGACGAAACCATCGTGCTGAAGATGCTGAAATCATCGACCCTTCGCAACAACACCCAGTTGCCGATGTGGAACCTGATGATGAAAAACATTTACAACCTGAATACCGCCCAGCTGAACCGGCAGAACTTCCAGCTGCGGATCGTTTACAAGGACGACCAGACGGGCATCGACAACCCGAATCTGCAGGAAAGCAGCCTGGCCAACATCCAACTGCTGCGCCTGTTCAATCTTGATAATCTGAACCCGCAGAACGACCGCCAGCCGGACGGGAATTTCGATTATGTCGAAAACGTGACGGTGGACAGCCGCTTTGGCCGGGTGATTTTTCCGGTGCTGGAGCCGTTTGGGTCAAACCTGTCGCGGCAATTTGGGCCTACGGAAGACGATTTTCGGGCGAAATACGTCTACAACGAACTGTACCGCCAGACGATGGTGGAAGCCCAGCAGATCGCGGGCAAGAATAAATTTTTCCTGAAAGGCTCCTTTCAGTCGTTTGGCGGCGGGCCCATCAACCTGCCTTACGGGGTAGATGAGCAGTCGGTGCAGGTGCTGGTGGGCAACGTGCCGCTCTCGGCGGGCGTGGATTTTGCCGTGGAGCCCCAGACGGGCGCGCTGCGTTTTCTGAACGAAAGCCTGCTGAACTCCGGGCAGGAAATCCGGATTCGCTACGAACGCCCGGACCTGTTCCAGAACCAGATACGGCGCCTGTTCGGTACGCGGCTGGATTACCGCATGAGTCCGGACGTGAACCTGGGCCTGACGGCCATGGCCATGCGCGAAACCCCGGCGGGCTTCCTGACGCGCGTCGCCATCGGCAACGAACCGATCAACAACACGATTATCGGACTGGATGCCACCATCCGCAAGGACTCCCGTTTTCTGACCAAACTGCTCGACAGGTTGCCGCTGCTGCAAACGAAGGAACCGTCGGCCATCGCGTTTCAGGGCGAAGTCGCGCAACTGATTCCGGGGGTGGCACCGCGGGTGAACGACAACTCGTTTATCGACGATTTTGAAGCGGCCCGGACCATTTTCGACCTGACCCGCCAGCCGACCCGCTGGCGGCTGGGGGCCACCCCGCTGAGTTTCCCGCAGGGGAGCGCCGCCAACCCGCTGGAGTACGCCTACAGCCGGGCGCGGATTTCGGTTTATACCGTTGACCAGACTTTTTATAACAACAGCATCGACGCGCGCACGCCGCAAACCAACCTGACCGACCGGGACCGGCAGAATTTCTACGAACGGCCGTTCCTGCCCCAGGAGCTGTTTCCCGGCCGTTCGCAGCGGATCGTGAACCTGCCCGAGTCGATTCTGGACGTAGCCTATTTCCCGCGGGAACGGGGTATGTACAACTACAACCCCAACCTGGCTCAGGACGGGCGGCTGGCGGGTGACCCGCGCCGCAACTTCGGGTCGGTGACCCGGGCCATTACGTCGGATGTCGATTTCGACAATGCCAACATCGAGAACCTGGAATTTTGGATGATGGACCCGTTTCTGAGCGGCGAAAACGGCGTCGTGCGCGATGGCTTCGAAAACCGCAACAACACCACGGGCGGACGGCTGATTTTCAACCTGGGTGATATTTCGGAGGACGTCGTGAAAGACAGCCGCTACAACTTCGAAAACGGGCTGCCCATCGACGGCGATACCGTCACGGCAACGGGTCGCCGCAAGGTGGACACCACGCCCTGGGGCCGCGTCACGCGGTCGCAGTTTGTGACGCAGGCTTTTGACAACCAGGCCGGAGCCCGGCAGCGGCAGGATGTCGGTCTCGACGGACTGAGCAACGAGCAGGAGCGCACGTTTTACCGGAACTACCTGAATCAGGTTGCGCCCCGCCTGAACGGCGAAGCCCGCACCCGGCTGGAAAGCGACCCTTCCGGCGACGATTTTCAGTTTTATTTCGGCCAGAAAGCCGACTCGGCGCGCTACATCGTGGCCCGGTACAAACAGTTTATGGGCATGGAAAACAACTCGCCCGAAACGACCCAGAACGAGCTGTTTACCCCCGCCTCGACCAACCTGCCTGATATTGAAGACCTGAACATCGACAATACCGTCAACGACAATGATGCGTATTACGAATACGAACTGAACCTGCGTCCGGGCAGTCTGCAGGTAGGACAGGGATACATTGTGGACAAGGTGCAGGTGCAGGGCACCACCTGGTATCTGTTCCGGATTCCGGTGCGGGAGTACCAGCGGCGGGTCGGTAACATCAACGGCTTCAAGTCCATGCGTTTCATGCGGATGTACATGACGGACTTCGAACAGCCGGTGGTGCTGCGTTTTGCCCAGTTGCAGCTCACCGCCAACCAGTACCGCAAGTACACCAACGACCTGACGGCCCGCGGTCTGCAGGAAGTGCCGGAACCGTACGATGCCCAGTTTAAGGTAGCAACGGTGAACGTGGAAGAGAACGGAGCGGGCAACGCCAGCGCCGGAACCACCCGCTACATCTACTCGGTGCCGCCGGGCTTCATCCGCGACCGGGATTTCACGCAGCTCAACAATTTTCAGCTCAATGAGCAGTCGATGAGCCTGAGCGTGACCAACCTGCGCGACGGCGATTCGCGGGCGGCCTTCCGGAACACGAACCTCGACCTCCTGTTCCGCAAGCGTCTGCAGATGTTCATCCACATGCACAGCGACGAAACGGACGCCAGCGGCGAAGTGGCTGCGTTTGTGCGGCTTGGGACGGATTTTACCGATAACTATTACGAAATAGAAATTCCGAAACTGCGGGTAACGGAACCGAACCGGAGTGCCCCCGAACTGATCTGGCCTACCGAGAACAACCTCGACCTGGCGCTGGAGGAACTGATTAACCTGAAAGCCGAACGCGACCGGCAACTGACGCGCCTTTCGACCCTGCCGTTCTCGCTGGCGAGTCTGGACGGGCGGTACAACCTGACGGT from Tellurirhabdus rosea harbors:
- the sov gene encoding T9SS outer membrane translocon Sov/SprA is translated as MLLCAIPEETAAQTRRTTPADSASRARQDSIRAQRSAARRPVVRWSDRYTSPYSSRVSRSPFILRDPRSVSADIRLDSLGRLSVNERINARPDATRTQPGVATPGVATPGVGAPSVAVPGTPAPVTSPANAGLPFRPGETIPFEQYSRMQDRRVQQSLWREYGARRDGQSAVSGRGLLPKLELPPIVDRIFGGSLVDFKPNGFVTLDFGYLHQFIDNPSIPVRQRRNGNFIFNEQININFNGKIGERLGLMANFDTKASFNFENMLKLNYRPNLPTVPGMPGIPGVPGMQQPGLPSLNSPVQMPNVPTQYQAQDASIIQGIEAGNISWPLSSQLIPGVQNLFGVKTQLRFGKLNTTLVFSQQRSRQEEIVMRGGALQRPYEIRVDTYDENRHFFLSQFFRNTYESSLRTLPQVTSGVTITRLEVYVTNRTNTTESLRNIVGLSDLGEASQLNQQSPNYQPIRANQPADNGTNGLYERVRQSTAVRQTDQASGALEGTFGLQKGVGYEVLRGAKRLTDREYKFQPELGYISLVTPLRNDEVLAVAYEYTYNGRKFKVGELTEDYQGRNEDETIVLKMLKSSTLRNNTQLPMWNLMMKNIYNLNTAQLNRQNFQLRIVYKDDQTGIDNPNLQESSLANIQLLRLFNLDNLNPQNDRQPDGNFDYVENVTVDSRFGRVIFPVLEPFGSNLSRQFGPTEDDFRAKYVYNELYRQTMVEAQQIAGKNKFFLKGSFQSFGGGPINLPYGVDEQSVQVLVGNVPLSAGVDFAVEPQTGALRFLNESLLNSGQEIRIRYERPDLFQNQIRRLFGTRLDYRMSPDVNLGLTAMAMRETPAGFLTRVAIGNEPINNTIIGLDATIRKDSRFLTKLLDRLPLLQTKEPSAIAFQGEVAQLIPGVAPRVNDNSFIDDFEAARTIFDLTRQPTRWRLGATPLSFPQGSAANPLEYAYSRARISVYTVDQTFYNNSIDARTPQTNLTDRDRQNFYERPFLPQELFPGRSQRIVNLPESILDVAYFPRERGMYNYNPNLAQDGRLAGDPRRNFGSVTRAITSDVDFDNANIENLEFWMMDPFLSGENGVVRDGFENRNNTTGGRLIFNLGDISEDVVKDSRYNFENGLPIDGDTVTATGRRKVDTTPWGRVTRSQFVTQAFDNQAGARQRQDVGLDGLSNEQERTFYRNYLNQVAPRLNGEARTRLESDPSGDDFQFYFGQKADSARYIVARYKQFMGMENNSPETTQNELFTPASTNLPDIEDLNIDNTVNDNDAYYEYELNLRPGSLQVGQGYIVDKVQVQGTTWYLFRIPVREYQRRVGNINGFKSMRFMRMYMTDFEQPVVLRFAQLQLTANQYRKYTNDLTARGLQEVPEPYDAQFKVATVNVEENGAGNASAGTTRYIYSVPPGFIRDRDFTQLNNFQLNEQSMSLSVTNLRDGDSRAAFRNTNLDLLFRKRLQMFIHMHSDETDASGEVAAFVRLGTDFTDNYYEIEIPKLRVTEPNRSAPELIWPTENNLDLALEELINLKAERDRQLTRLSTLPFSLASLDGRYNLTVQGNPDLSAVQVVMIGVRNPRNPESLDQRPRSFTVWVNELRTNGYDQTAGRAGVGTLNLKLADVGTVTMSGKISTFGFGGVQQRIGERSRDNTLEYGIQSQLAVDKFLPEKWGLRIPMYINFDRRNVSPHFNPLNPDTPLETTLSTLSENQRSNYRRLVEDNMVRRGINLSNVRKIKTNPNAKTHFWDIENFSATYAFNEMERTNVLTEQFIQRQYRGGLAYIYTAQPKAIEPFKRFKSLEKPYLYWLRDFNLTLAPTQVAIRGELDRNFVKTQLRNADLTTGGQVPLFEKWFYFNRLYDIQWNLTKSLLVTYKARTNAIIDEPAGDLNTQQKQDSLLSNLRNFGRTRQFDQEIRSTYRLPLDKLPLTRWLAADLTYNVGVQFMANSFGIADTNDVLFGNVIRNNRERGIQGRADLVMLYNMIKALRFANTPSQPRKNFTRNPGDVEQLVREQSRLVKGFVRTLLTVRGINFSYNVQETTALPGFLPTPRFFGLARISNAPGLPFVLGSQDRNIQYKAAEQGWISRSQQQNQPFTQTIAKRFEARTTLEPFRDFRMTIETRLTRQDSYQEIFRPDSLGAYRSLSPFRNGQFSMSFWSFMTAFKGIRRDNTSPIFDRFAEYRKVMLDRLIRENAAVGQGGEYNLNSQDVLIPAFFAAYSGKDINKVKVNPFLRFPLPNWRVDYNGLSQLAPFKRLFSSFTLSHSYNSTYSVGNFTSSLDYDALFVNLAVMGYPLASRYNQDGIFVPVFVMSTITMQERFAPFLGINFRTQSKITGRLEYNQDRTVALNLSNSQVAELSNKDLTVGIGFTRNNFRVPFRINGKYQRLKNDLTFNLNMTFRDTRAIQRKLDNTATNGVGEQIATAGNINFQLRPQLSYVVNRRLNVQFYFDRMFNDPLVSNSFRRATTSGGVQVRFNLAE